AAGGAATATGATACCAATGTATGATAGTGCCTACACTATTTTTTAtacaaactatagtgaggtccacgttataatggcagtcgagaaagataggagaacaacgttgccgatcctatgTCTTGTCAACGCCTTCTAGGAGAATAGCTGATgctgtttattgatgtaatatcaactgttcattctcgtttaaataatcaattacatttttcaagcaGAGAATTAACTTTTCAGtgatttcatgatgaattttcataatgaagactaatattttgttaattaattatatttctacatagtagaaaacgatctggcaacagagcaaagcgagaaagagatagtgctctGTTTGGCCACAGTAGTGGTTAAATCTGCCAACTAACTGCCACTGTTTGGCCACAAGTAGTGCTCATTATTTATCAGTTTTGTTGAatcatagacaaggatagcaattgcttcaaacactgcctttataacaaagacctcactatagcaggtgACCTGTCTCTAGCAAGGGTCTAATCTTGAcgactgaaaacttgacttactgaaattttgaagaatttaaataggcctataaccatcctaggtgaatctatatgcgaaatttcaagttaatcaattgagtaattcagacgtgatgatgcgtcattcgtgtatttcctatcccgcaCATGCATAAGCtaattccttcctttatatttgactagccgtcaggctcgcttcgctcgctgtatacgtctagcaagggggctccgccccctggacccccgactggatcgtccaaaatgagatcagcgggctcgcttcgctcgcctgcatgtagacctcagcggaacctctgtaccgaattctggacccccgactggattgtccaaaaatgagatcagcgggctcacttcgctcgcctgcatgttgacctcagcggaacctctataccgaatttgaacgtattgtGTCaattgatctcgaaaaacacctgttactatatcggcgtatcaaGTATtaaagtagcagtacccaatcaatttttccgcgataaatcaggaccttctaaataggtatttaggacgTACTGGATAAAtatggtatttaggaggtcctggataaatgcatttcaatcttcaacttggtgccaacctcacaaagtcaactcaaattaatgccaacctgacaaaatttttaatttagttaccagaacaactgtttcgatgaggtactctctctagattatagttctatattaacataggtatggacatttcatcataattttaagatattggaataaagaatatacatgctaaaaaacgaactttaaacccttaaaaaccaccttagagttaaaatatcgccaaaagatttcttagtgcgcctaaagggccaactgaacatacctaccaaatttaacgtttttggtccgttagatttttagttctgcgagtgagtgtgagtgccatttcgcttttatatgtaTAGATATAGTTTATTCTttctttgaaattcagattggtgtaccacagctttttaaattagccgccatttcaggtttgtataaaactaAATGATTCTAATCTCAGTTATAGAAGCAATTTTCGAAtcgaattattaaaaatatattgtctttattaatttgacattaattgactatttatcaaggaaatgataattataattaatcaaatttaatgggatgaattgagtaacagctgtgtacactcagtgggcagaatggagagacttgggaacgtttttctcctatctttctccactgccattataacgtggacctcactatagcttgtTTTTTGGAGCGTCAACAAGCGGAGGAGCGTCACAGTGCGAGTGCCAGTCTGGTCTACTCTTGTACCCTTCGAGACCCTCGACGCTTGACGCTCAGACGCTTCCGGTGTGTATCACGAACGCTCtgaccacgccacgccacgccccACTCTagaacgccacgccacgccCCACTCTagaacgccacgccacgccCCACTCTagaacgccacgccacgccCCACTCTagaacgccacgccacgccCCACTCTagaacgccacgccacgccCCACTCTAGAACGCCACGGCACGTTCCGCTCCGCTTCGCCCGCTCCGCTTCGCCTTCAGTGTGTTTTGTAGACATGAGCGTCTTTGAGGTATAATATCCAAAAGCGGACCTGTCTTTTCAATGAGTCTCTCAACTGTAAGCTGGTTGAGTGAGAATTGTCGACTGAAAATTCACAACATTTATAGATTTGGCATAACATTCCCCATACTAAACTGTAGAAAACACATTATAAATATTCTAAAACTaactattgtttttcatttgtaATTGTTAATTGGATTGTTTaattgttttttactttccttgccctactaccataggtaaggaaagtattgctttccgaaaattAAGGTAtgtgggtgtgtgggtgtgtggttgtgtgcgcgtctgtgtacacgatatctctctcccaattaacggaatgactgaatttggaacttaggtccttacaatataaggatccgacacgaacaatttcgatcaaatgcaattcaagatggcggctaaaatggagaaaatattgtcaaaaacagggttggTTTTCGCGATGTTCCCGAAAACGGCTCctacgattttgattaaatttatacctaaaatagtcattgataagctctatcaactgccacaagtctcatatctgtaaaaatttcaggagctccgccccatctgcgcaaagtttgattttagattcccgatTATTCAGGCTTCAAatagaatttaaacaaaaatttcgagtggaaaagatttagcatgaaaatctctacaattaatgttcagtaacattttcacctaaaattgaaaataagctcgaaattctagaaaatgtgactatacaattattgcaaactgtggATTCTATTatatgattcactatgaagagatagcagacgtgtatgtctccagcgttattgtcctgtcaccagctggctcagatctgtTCAATAAGTATATTTGTTATACtcagacttgagatgcgcgtgaacactagcgtcaggtaatcaattttcataacggcaaggaagttgtgtgagtgcgccacaccagattttataaaaatactaaCTAAACTATCTAATCTAGGTTTGAGAATCTCAATGCGTTGAGACCCTATATTAAGATGGGAGTGAAAGGAATATGATACCAATGTATGATAGTGCCTAcactattttattataaactatagtgtggtccacgttataatggcggtcgagaaagataggagaacaacgttgccgatcctatgttcttgtcaatgccttctatggagaaTAGCTGATGCTGGCTTATgctgtaatatcaactgttcattctcgttcaaataatcaattagatttataaaatagaatattatagtaCCCCTCAAAACCTCACAGTGATCTCACCTGTATCCGTTTGTCGATGTAAAAGTGtaaattatgtattatatattaaccagctgatatcatgtgtcagcgcacgaatgactgtctgtgtgatagctcccaaatagcctcatctgatgttatgaatgaatggaaaactgTATTAATTGCTTTCAATGAaatcttcagctgactaaatgataaatcgcAACAAATGTTCTTCGTATGCACTTACAATGATATTCTTATATCATGAAAAGGACGAAGAAGGAGTCAATGTGTTGTCTAACGAACTGGTCCTGTAAAAGATTCGAAGAATAGGTTCAAAATTAAAGCtcattgatcaataattctttgtacaacaacattttttaaaatctttttcaccaatcatgtattagattctaggtctacactgcgacgttgcaatatcataGGCCAGGGCCTAGGTGGCTATGCTTCAAGTAAAtcaaagtgagaactcgctaacgctcgttcaattatttcatcttttgttaatcctattatattaagcaatcATTTCTGTATATTATCTGGCTAATTTATCTGGTtattatgttttacggatctcgaaacggctctaactattttcacgaaatttggaacttagtaggttatgaataaagattcgattgcacaaggtctcattctttgaaaaactcgctgaacgacattaaaggataatttattcatccttggaaaacagattaATTCGTCGCCTCTCGataaacagaagatgcgtgtgcctgtgtaggagagagacagaattatttccagctgtgtaatcataatcaatcagcgagaaattttatctagctagacaatttaatcgatttgatcaacaaatctgatttgttgacatgacatgataatcctccctaactagagtatatcataattttcaattgatcattattttgacaatttaaagtgattagtcagtgttatttttgttattcaatttggtttgtatataatctaaattttttttcaaatgtttgaacagagaattgaacctgaattcaagtgtatggaacataacctactttctggactacttatagtgtataaatcaaattcgggaaagaaacagttttgagctgtgcctgtttgtacttccccaatcatttcaaagaattgtgttcggtttatcaaagtcaataaataaataacgagcgaaccTCGGTGACCCGATACTTCTTCCTAAATTATCTATCAAATATCTTCATATAATTATCAgtcattattaaatcatgcttATATGTGTTATttgcaataaatatttttttcccaGCTTGTGCTATTCTTCTCTTTGTTCTATTagagtttattttatttatttattatttatatttttacaaagaagcaagattggagagaaaaactaaggatactccttgtacctactatttctttcccaaatttagataacctTTAAAAGTCCCTAGggtatgatttcactttactaaaatttagtccattttcactcaaaaacaacgaaactaggatttttaaattttgacgttGAAAACAGANNNNNNNNNNNNNNNNNNNNNNNNNNNNNNNNNNNNNNNNNNNNNNNNNNNNNNNNNNNNNNNNNNNNNNNNNNNNNNNNNNNNNNNNNNNNNNNNNNNNATTCCCTAAAGTTTGAATAATCCTAACTCACTAACTCAACATAAGTTTCACTTTGTCCTTTGAATAACTCAGATTTTTCTCTCAGGTCCCTCTGGGTACAGGCATAGCATTCGCCTCGAAGTACCTCGGGAAGGAGGGCGTCTGCTTCTCGCTATATGGCGACGGGGCCTCCAACCAAGGCCAGGTCTACGAGGCGTTCAACATGGCCAAACTGTGGAAAATCCCCTGCATCTATGTGTGCGAGAACAATGGATACGGTATGGGCACCAGTGCAGAGAGATCGTCTGCCAGCACAAACTATTACACGAGGGGAGACTATGTTCCTGGTATTTGGGTTAgcaactttatttatttatttatacattggtACATATATCTACTTCCCGGCCTTGTAGCGTAGTATActattatagaatttttttggaaaacttctGAAAGATGAGAGCAACAAGATAAATTGCATTAAATGAACtttaattggataaaaataaataaaaaatcagcattttattatttattcatggacTAGCCATACAAATACAGTGTTACAGCCAAATAGAGATACATGCACAATGTAGTTATTAactcaaaaattaaaatcttatagaaataaaatactaaattgaaatttcagttTATGAGAGAGCACGATTTCACTCTTTATTTCTCTTATAAAGTCTCCACTATATGTGGATtatcaaacaataaaaaataatagaatactactgaaaataattaataacatgggaaattgaattgatacatcaatagaattataaattacaatttaacaaaaatacTTGAGTAACTCAGCAATTTAACAACTTTAGTTCAAATATACTTcaaagtatattgaaaaatctacaGCGGTGCATTAAcataacattataatattacttaaataattggaaaaaaatgatttATCGACTTGAGGTTGACGGCATGGACGTGCTAGCAGTACGGGAAGCGACGCGATTTGCAATCGACTACAGCCTGCGTCAAGGTCCGCTGGTACTGGAGATGTTCACCTATCGCTATAGTGGTCACAGCATGTCGGACCCTGGCACCAGCTACAGGACAAGGGATGAGGTCCAGGTGGTGCGACAAACCCGCGATCCCATCACCATGTTCAAGGAGAAGGTCATCAGCACCAAACTAGCCACCGAGCAGGAGGTCAAGGTGGGTCACTTCGACAATCCTGCACTGACAAACTGACACCACGACAAATTGTCACTCCCCTAAGCCATTTTCCTTAGAAAATACTTTCAGGttaattgtattgaatttaataattgcATTTATAAAGGGCAGAGTTATAAAGgtctctatagtgagatccacgttataatggcagtggagaaagatagcagaacaacgttgccgtttcgctgtcttgtcaatgccttctatagacggtagctgatacaaatttattgatgtattattgaatgttcattctcatttaaaataatcaattatattttattaagcaagaaattatatttttcataattaatttccattataaagatgaaatattctgttaattgatcattaattatgttaaaatacgatctggcaacagagcaaagtgagagaAATATAGCTATATTATAGTTTGTATTGATAAGagaaattaattgtaatcacaTAGTACTTCCATGTGATAGAATGTTCATTTGGTCcttttgaaataaatgagtctcaatattattgattattttgttccAGGATCTTGAGAATGAAACCAAGAAGATAATTGATGAAGCAACTAAAAAGGCAAGAGCTGACAGCGAGATTCCAGTTGAAGAGCTTGCTGGTGATGTTTATTCAGAACCATTGGAACAAGATATCAGAAATGTTCTACCCTGGAATCCCCTAAAGCACAAGACAGTGATAAAACTATGAAATCAAATTCGTCTGTTCCAGTACAAGAGTTACAATTCTGAAACAATTTTAGTGATTGTGATACAAAAGACTTGAAAACCTTTAATCACTTTCCAATCAACTATAGACAAAAACTTGTTCAATAtctatttaaaatattgtatcCTTATTATGGATAGTCTATTTTGTATTACCACATAGTATTGGAGAAGTAGGCTACAGTTTGGTACTGCACCTCTACATGAAAAGGTTATTAAAGTTATCTTTCAGGAATATGCCAAAATAACTTCTGTGGAACAAGCAATTTCTTGATGTAGGCTACTCTTGAAGTGTTTTGATGGAATAGGTACTTGACAAATATATATGagtattcatataaaaaattatgttgatgatatttttgattaatgtTATCATATTCTCAACCTTTTCTATATTctcatagttgaaaataatgagaataagAATGGCTAAAGAATAGAATGTGAAaagaatgaat
The sequence above is drawn from the Nilaparvata lugens isolate BPH chromosome 2, ASM1435652v1, whole genome shotgun sequence genome and encodes:
- the LOC120348807 gene encoding pyruvate dehydrogenase E1 component subunit alpha type I, mitochondrial-like codes for the protein MSVFEVPLGTGIAFASKYLGKEGVCFSLYGDGASNQGQVYEAFNMAKLWKIPCIYVCENNGYGMGTSAERSSASTNYYTRGDYVPGIWVDGMDVLAVREATRFAIDYSLRQGPLVLEMFTYRYSGHSMSDPGTSYRTRDEVQVVRQTRDPITMFKEKVISTKLATEQEVKDLENETKKIIDEATKKARADSEIPVEELAGDVYSEPLEQDIRNVLPWNPLKHKTVIKL